A region from the uncultured Holophaga sp. genome encodes:
- a CDS encoding 4Fe-4S binding protein, with the protein MERQIIRIDEDKCNGCGKCAIGCPEGALQMIDGKARLVSEITCDGLGACIGDCPVGAISVETREAAPYDECLTLDHILPQGTNTLKAHLRHLADHGQTTYLHQALDYLKARQIPIPTYKETPMHAGCPGSAPRDILRAPAAPAAQEGLVSQLTQWPVQLHLIGPGNPTFQKADLLLAADCVGFTMADFNQRCLPGKKLAIACPKLDQNQEVYLDKLVALIDEAQVNTITVMIMEVPCCGGLLRLAQSATAKASRKVPLKVIVVGIDGGIRQESWV; encoded by the coding sequence ATGGAACGCCAGATCATCCGCATCGACGAGGACAAGTGCAACGGCTGCGGCAAGTGCGCCATCGGATGCCCCGAGGGGGCCCTCCAGATGATCGATGGAAAGGCCCGACTGGTCTCCGAGATCACCTGTGATGGCCTGGGGGCCTGCATCGGGGACTGCCCGGTGGGGGCCATCTCCGTCGAGACCCGGGAAGCCGCTCCCTACGACGAGTGCCTGACTCTGGATCACATCCTGCCCCAGGGGACCAACACCCTGAAGGCCCATCTCAGGCACCTGGCCGACCACGGCCAGACCACCTACCTCCATCAGGCCCTGGACTACCTCAAGGCCAGGCAGATCCCCATCCCGACCTACAAGGAGACTCCCATGCATGCTGGCTGCCCTGGTTCCGCCCCCCGCGACATCCTGCGCGCCCCTGCCGCACCCGCTGCCCAGGAGGGCCTGGTGAGCCAGCTCACCCAGTGGCCCGTGCAGCTTCACCTCATCGGTCCGGGCAATCCCACCTTCCAGAAGGCTGATCTCCTCCTGGCCGCCGACTGCGTGGGCTTCACCATGGCCGACTTCAACCAGCGCTGCCTCCCCGGGAAGAAGCTGGCCATCGCCTGCCCCAAGCTGGACCAGAACCAGGAGGTCTACCTTGACAAGCTGGTGGCCCTCATCGACGAGGCCCAGGTCAACACCATCACGGTGATGATCATGGAGGTCCCCTGCTGCGGCGGGCTCCTGCGCCTGGCCCAGAGCGCCACCGCCAAGGCGAGCCGCAAGGTGCCCCTCAAGGTGATCGTGGTGGGCATTGATGGCGGCATCCGGCAGGAGAGCTGGGTGTGA
- a CDS encoding ABC transporter ATP-binding protein has translation MSDSSSTFFQSDQVDQKPMRHALLFRLLGYLKPYWLGLLVLLVLMVAGAALEVVPSEFTLRFLDHFIAKGSLHGAGHLIGAFVGLLVVGFFVQLGRFGLLAWIGQRAMLDLRQELFAHLMRRSTHFFHHNPVGRLMTRVTSDVQNLNEMFSSGFVAVVGDALTLLAIIIWMFSKNVGLSLIALGIMPFLLLATEIFRRQAGEAFRETQGRYAAIQAFLQEQLSGMSLVQLNGREDSTRQSFSALNQSYLDAFIRTIFAYSVFFPVVEFITSATLAALIFYAGIKLQAGTLTLGLLLAFIQQSSRFFRPIRELAERYNVMQTAMASSERIFKLLDNRDEIREVESPKVASFQEGIHLEEISFAYDEGGREVLRSLSGSIPKGRRVAVVGHTGAGKSTLINLLMRFYDVSRGRITVDGIDLRELRLKDLRGLFGLVLQDVFIFSGSLEDNILLGRAKDFIRLASVLEQSQLGDLVARLPEGLDTQVGERGQKLSAGERQLVAFARMLYGQPEILLLDEATANIDSETEHKIQTVIERVSHRLTTFTIAHRLSTIRDADEIWVMDQGRLIERGNHDELLARDGHYAKLVRLQFEAMNA, from the coding sequence ATGTCGGATTCGAGCAGCACCTTCTTCCAGAGTGACCAGGTAGACCAGAAGCCCATGCGCCATGCGCTCCTCTTCAGGCTCCTGGGTTACCTTAAGCCCTACTGGCTGGGGCTCCTGGTGCTCCTGGTGCTGATGGTGGCCGGAGCGGCCCTGGAGGTGGTGCCCTCGGAGTTCACCCTCCGTTTCCTGGACCACTTCATCGCCAAGGGGAGCCTGCACGGTGCCGGGCACCTCATCGGGGCTTTCGTGGGGTTGCTGGTGGTGGGCTTCTTCGTGCAGCTGGGACGCTTCGGGCTGCTGGCCTGGATCGGACAGCGGGCCATGCTGGATCTGCGCCAGGAGCTCTTCGCCCACCTGATGCGGCGCTCCACCCACTTCTTTCACCACAACCCGGTGGGGCGGCTCATGACCCGGGTCACCTCCGATGTGCAGAACCTCAACGAGATGTTCTCCTCGGGCTTTGTGGCAGTGGTGGGTGATGCCCTGACCCTGCTGGCCATCATCATCTGGATGTTCTCCAAGAACGTGGGGCTCTCCCTCATCGCCCTGGGGATCATGCCCTTCCTCCTGCTGGCCACGGAGATCTTCCGGCGCCAGGCGGGGGAGGCCTTCCGGGAGACCCAGGGGCGCTATGCCGCCATCCAGGCCTTCCTCCAGGAGCAACTGAGCGGCATGAGCCTGGTGCAGCTCAACGGGCGGGAGGATAGCACCCGCCAGAGCTTCTCGGCCCTGAACCAGAGCTATCTGGACGCCTTCATCCGCACGATCTTCGCCTACTCGGTCTTCTTCCCTGTGGTCGAGTTCATCACCAGCGCCACCCTGGCGGCCCTGATCTTCTATGCCGGGATCAAGCTCCAGGCCGGGACCCTCACCCTGGGGCTCCTTCTGGCCTTCATCCAGCAGTCCAGCCGCTTCTTCCGGCCCATCCGGGAGCTGGCGGAGCGGTACAACGTCATGCAGACCGCCATGGCCAGCAGTGAGCGCATCTTCAAGCTCCTGGACAACCGCGATGAGATCCGGGAGGTGGAATCCCCCAAGGTCGCCTCCTTCCAGGAGGGTATCCACCTGGAGGAGATCTCCTTCGCCTACGACGAGGGGGGACGTGAGGTCCTCCGCAGCCTCTCGGGCAGCATCCCCAAAGGGCGACGTGTGGCCGTGGTGGGCCACACCGGGGCCGGGAAGAGCACCCTGATCAATCTGCTCATGCGTTTCTACGATGTCAGCCGCGGGCGCATCACCGTGGACGGAATCGATCTGCGGGAGCTGAGGCTCAAGGATCTGCGGGGGCTCTTCGGACTGGTGCTCCAGGATGTCTTCATCTTCTCCGGCAGCCTGGAGGACAACATCCTCCTGGGCCGGGCGAAGGATTTCATCCGACTGGCCTCGGTGCTGGAGCAGAGCCAGCTGGGGGACCTGGTGGCCCGGCTGCCGGAGGGCCTGGACACCCAGGTGGGCGAGCGGGGTCAGAAGCTCTCCGCCGGTGAGCGCCAGCTGGTGGCCTTCGCCCGCATGCTCTACGGACAGCCGGAGATCCTGCTGCTGGACGAGGCCACCGCTAATATCGACAGCGAGACCGAGCACAAGATCCAGACGGTCATCGAGCGGGTGAGCCACCGCCTGACCACCTTCACCATCGCCCATCGCCTCAGCACCATCCGGGATGCCGACGAGATCTGGGTGATGGACCAGGGCCGTCTCATCGAGCGCGGCAACCACGACGAGCTGCTCGCCCGGGACGGGCACTATGCGAAGCTCGTGAGACTGCAATTCGAGGCCATGAACGCATGA
- a CDS encoding shikimate kinase, which yields MKNLPPILPVTDPTLSLPLAGQVRLLGEQGFPLVLFRSAPLDGEDAWAQLHQALSEAALRGGWPLITVEGRAELVGRAAAEGLTPWGVLLSPDGPTPTEIRSLPGLEGLHIAVSTQNPLQWFELDAACDHVVCGPFHKLEGQSEPLETEGLLAACSILQPRGLGVAVIGGLTPEDTDNCFWVGSSTLAWTSEFWQVEEARTLLWEAQLLRWKHQPPVAPGQGVLLVGGSGGGKSTLGRALAPMLGLPLKDLDDCIEERAGVSIPDIFAYAGEQGFRDLETRHLQDALSNPCVLCVGAGAWQREENRRVAQDSGFSVLWLAEDPEVAWSRVGRDPHRPLAQEEAGFRARWRSRIGAWSLLSPVLPLGRQAEELARALAASARSGVV from the coding sequence ATGAAGAACCTGCCGCCGATCCTTCCCGTCACGGACCCCACACTGTCCTTGCCCCTCGCGGGGCAGGTGCGGCTGCTGGGAGAGCAGGGCTTCCCGCTGGTGCTCTTCCGCTCGGCTCCCCTGGATGGGGAAGATGCCTGGGCCCAGCTCCACCAGGCCTTGAGCGAGGCCGCTCTCCGGGGGGGCTGGCCCTTGATCACGGTGGAGGGCCGCGCTGAGCTCGTGGGGCGGGCCGCTGCTGAAGGCCTGACGCCATGGGGGGTGCTGCTGTCCCCGGATGGGCCCACCCCCACCGAGATCCGGTCCCTGCCCGGGCTGGAGGGGCTGCACATCGCGGTCAGCACCCAGAACCCCCTTCAGTGGTTCGAGTTGGACGCTGCCTGCGATCATGTCGTCTGCGGCCCTTTTCACAAGCTGGAGGGGCAGTCTGAACCCCTGGAGACCGAGGGGCTCCTGGCGGCCTGTTCCATCCTGCAGCCCCGGGGGCTGGGGGTGGCGGTCATCGGCGGTCTCACCCCGGAGGACACCGACAACTGCTTCTGGGTAGGGAGTTCCACCCTGGCCTGGACCTCGGAGTTCTGGCAGGTGGAAGAGGCCCGGACCCTTCTGTGGGAGGCCCAGCTCCTGCGCTGGAAGCACCAGCCCCCGGTCGCTCCCGGTCAGGGCGTACTCCTGGTGGGGGGCAGCGGGGGAGGCAAGAGCACCCTGGGCCGGGCCCTGGCGCCGATGCTGGGGCTTCCCCTGAAGGATCTGGATGACTGCATCGAGGAGCGGGCAGGGGTCTCCATTCCCGATATCTTCGCCTATGCCGGGGAGCAGGGTTTCCGGGACCTGGAAACCCGTCACCTGCAGGATGCCCTGAGCAATCCTTGCGTCCTCTGTGTGGGCGCCGGAGCCTGGCAGCGGGAGGAGAACCGCCGGGTGGCCCAGGACTCGGGTTTCTCGGTGCTCTGGCTGGCCGAGGATCCCGAAGTGGCCTGGAGCCGGGTTGGCCGCGACCCGCACCGTCCCCTGGCCCAGGAGGAGGCCGGCTTCCGGGCTCGCTGGCGGAGCCGGATCGGCGCCTGGAGCCTGCTGTCCCCGGTCCTGCCCCTGGGGCGGCAGGCAGAAGAGCTGGCCCGGGCCCTGGCTGCATCTGCCCGGTCCGGGGTTGTATAA
- a CDS encoding DUF6198 family protein, with protein sequence MHSGYGLFKRYLLLVAGLFFMGLGVALITKSRLGTSPISSVPYVLSMFLPFTIGQFTIGLSILFILLQVLILRRDFLLLDFAQIMVGPVFGLFIDLGMRFFGAVAPGGYGARISVLLAGCLLLGFGIFLQVAAQVIINPGEGVVRALSRKLGIKFGSVKIYFDSLLVLIAAAISLVAFRGIRGLREGTVISALLVGFFVKKIAAWCHRRLPGLSLGEAPAGR encoded by the coding sequence ATGCATTCGGGATACGGTCTTTTCAAACGCTACCTTCTTCTGGTGGCCGGGCTCTTCTTCATGGGACTGGGGGTCGCCCTGATCACGAAATCCCGGCTGGGCACCTCCCCGATCTCCAGCGTGCCCTACGTCCTGAGCATGTTCCTCCCCTTCACCATCGGCCAGTTCACCATCGGGCTCAGCATCCTCTTCATCCTCCTCCAGGTGCTGATCCTGAGGCGGGATTTCCTCCTGCTGGACTTCGCCCAGATCATGGTGGGGCCGGTGTTCGGCCTGTTCATCGATCTGGGGATGAGGTTCTTCGGAGCCGTGGCCCCTGGGGGCTACGGAGCCAGGATCTCGGTGCTTCTGGCGGGATGCCTGCTCCTGGGCTTCGGAATCTTCCTGCAGGTCGCAGCCCAGGTGATCATCAATCCCGGCGAAGGGGTGGTCCGGGCCCTCTCCCGGAAGCTGGGGATCAAGTTCGGTAGCGTGAAGATCTACTTTGATTCCCTACTGGTCCTCATCGCAGCCGCAATCTCCCTGGTGGCCTTCCGGGGGATCCGGGGACTCCGCGAGGGCACCGTGATCTCCGCCCTGCTGGTGGGTTTCTTCGTCAAGAAGATCGCGGCCTGGTGCCACCGCCGCCTGCCGGGTCTCAGCCTGGGTGAGGCCCCGGCAGGGCGCTGA
- a CDS encoding MFS transporter, whose protein sequence is MPDIAYPKFRWFVFAALIVATIGQGVSLIWPAPLMEQLALSLHAPLGVTTGAIMVSFSIFVSIGAVLGGISCDRLGITPTLITSSALVAAGMLLTPVLGHSLQGMLLTRIISGLGAGPVTISIGSIAAVWFPYHQRGPITGLQGMCVALGISLGFACSPMSFLSTHSVQTTGAWLSIFPLAGLAAFALVAFGPRPPAFASDMHSISTASPHDFARAARLPVFYLGILAIFCMSWAFNAINDLTPVYLSAQPPLGAGHGILVAGKFMGLVQLSMMAGSALSGFILSRFFRGHVKAACMLAFAVMALSVFGLKTGAVTSKLRALPLFLFLVGFFEGWIIPNCITFVSMNFPGSIVGKTVGIWMGVGMMGGTAGVVVGAALLHHTGLYQASLTTIGIVCLAGLLCSSLLKVPSLTQVQSPATLPGD, encoded by the coding sequence ATGCCCGACATCGCCTATCCGAAGTTCCGCTGGTTCGTCTTCGCCGCGCTCATCGTGGCCACCATAGGCCAGGGAGTGAGCCTCATCTGGCCGGCCCCCCTGATGGAGCAGCTTGCCCTGTCCCTCCACGCGCCCCTGGGGGTCACCACAGGCGCCATCATGGTCTCCTTCTCCATCTTCGTCTCCATCGGCGCGGTGCTCGGCGGCATCAGCTGCGACCGCCTTGGCATCACCCCGACCCTGATCACCAGCTCAGCCCTGGTGGCTGCGGGGATGCTCCTGACCCCTGTTCTGGGACACAGCCTCCAGGGGATGCTGCTGACCCGCATCATCTCCGGCCTAGGGGCCGGTCCCGTCACGATCTCCATCGGTTCCATCGCAGCGGTCTGGTTCCCGTATCACCAGCGGGGACCCATCACCGGGCTGCAGGGGATGTGCGTCGCCCTGGGAATCAGTCTCGGTTTCGCATGCTCCCCCATGAGCTTCCTGAGCACCCACAGCGTCCAGACCACCGGGGCCTGGCTCTCGATCTTCCCCCTGGCCGGTCTGGCGGCCTTCGCCCTGGTGGCCTTCGGCCCCCGCCCTCCTGCCTTCGCCTCGGACATGCACAGCATCTCCACCGCTTCACCCCATGACTTCGCCCGTGCGGCCAGGCTCCCGGTCTTCTACCTTGGGATCCTCGCAATCTTCTGCATGAGCTGGGCCTTCAACGCCATCAACGACCTGACGCCGGTCTATCTCTCGGCCCAGCCGCCCCTCGGCGCGGGACACGGCATCCTGGTCGCCGGGAAGTTCATGGGCCTGGTCCAGCTCTCCATGATGGCGGGCTCGGCCCTGAGCGGCTTCATCTTGAGCAGGTTCTTCAGGGGCCACGTGAAGGCGGCCTGCATGCTGGCCTTTGCGGTGATGGCCCTGAGCGTCTTCGGTCTCAAGACCGGGGCCGTGACCTCCAAGCTCCGGGCGCTGCCGCTCTTCCTCTTCCTGGTGGGCTTCTTCGAGGGCTGGATCATCCCCAACTGCATCACCTTCGTGTCCATGAACTTCCCGGGTTCCATCGTCGGCAAGACTGTGGGCATCTGGATGGGGGTGGGCATGATGGGGGGCACAGCGGGGGTGGTGGTGGGGGCAGCCCTGCTCCACCACACCGGCCTCTACCAGGCCTCCCTCACCACCATCGGGATCGTGTGCCTGGCCGGTCTGCTGTGCTCCAGCCTCCTGAAGGTCCCTTCCCTGACTCAGGTTCAGAGTCCGGCGACCCTGCCTGGGGACTGA
- a CDS encoding uroporphyrinogen decarboxylase family protein, with protein MLDASVKLGQSVARISAALALEKPDRTPVMICAEAFCGKAMGVKLKDFISSPDRGSELMAECIASLGEVDAAESLVPTAQILGAAWLSKNRLPGRDLGEDEPWQVEEVSLMTEADYDLILDKGMAAFTGDYLGRRLPQTGADARIYLATDFQKAALNFVDRGILPLCPIPAFIPFETFCSGRGLTGFSRDMFRMPDKVKAAMEVAQAGSLTALRSQIAATRPFAVYFAVSRGASEFLSPKAWQRFVWPFIRETVEAITDSGAHVFLHFDACWDRDLAFFRELPKGRCIFASDHGTDMHKLRDTLGDHLCLFGDVPASLLTLGTPDEVHTYSTRLIQDMGPGFILGAGCQVPPNARPDNVKAMVAAATGK; from the coding sequence ATGTTGGATGCAAGCGTGAAGCTGGGGCAGAGTGTGGCCCGGATCTCGGCCGCCCTGGCCCTGGAAAAGCCCGACCGCACGCCGGTCATGATCTGTGCGGAGGCCTTCTGCGGGAAGGCGATGGGGGTGAAGCTCAAGGACTTCATCTCAAGCCCGGATCGGGGCAGCGAGCTCATGGCCGAGTGCATCGCCTCCCTGGGAGAGGTGGATGCGGCGGAGTCCCTGGTCCCCACCGCCCAGATCCTGGGGGCCGCCTGGCTCTCCAAGAACCGGCTGCCCGGCAGAGACCTGGGAGAGGACGAGCCCTGGCAGGTGGAGGAGGTCAGCCTCATGACCGAGGCGGACTACGACCTGATCCTGGACAAGGGCATGGCGGCCTTCACAGGGGACTACCTGGGGCGGCGCCTTCCCCAGACCGGCGCCGATGCCCGGATCTACCTCGCCACGGACTTCCAGAAGGCGGCCCTGAACTTTGTGGACCGGGGCATCCTCCCCCTCTGCCCCATCCCGGCCTTCATCCCCTTCGAGACCTTCTGTTCCGGACGCGGCCTCACCGGCTTCTCCCGGGACATGTTCCGCATGCCGGACAAGGTCAAGGCCGCCATGGAGGTGGCCCAGGCCGGGAGCCTCACCGCACTGCGCTCCCAGATCGCCGCCACCCGTCCCTTCGCCGTCTACTTTGCGGTATCGCGGGGGGCCAGTGAGTTCCTCTCCCCCAAGGCTTGGCAGCGCTTCGTCTGGCCCTTTATCCGGGAGACCGTGGAGGCGATCACGGATAGCGGCGCCCATGTCTTCCTCCATTTCGACGCCTGCTGGGACCGGGATCTGGCCTTCTTCAGGGAGCTGCCGAAGGGCCGATGCATCTTCGCCAGCGACCACGGGACGGACATGCACAAGCTCCGGGACACGCTGGGCGACCACCTGTGCCTCTTCGGGGATGTCCCGGCCTCCCTGCTGACCCTGGGGACGCCAGATGAGGTCCACACCTACAGCACCCGCCTGATCCAGGACATGGGACCGGGCTTCATCCTGGGCGCCGGCTGCCAGGTCCCCCCCAACGCCAGGCCCGACAACGTCAAGGCCATGGTGGCCGCAGCCACCGGGAAATAA
- a CDS encoding LysR substrate-binding domain-containing protein, producing MDLERVKYFLAVADCLSFTKAGQRLHLTQAAVSYQIAALEESTGVKLFKRDSHRVSLTRAGAYLQREMLQVMAHCAEAFAQARRLEEGLAGEITLGYLGGIEKKFIPAFLKRFSHDHPEVAVGFQGHTIPSLMRALEDHSVDIGFTVSVGLGELPGYASIRLFSDLPAVLMPPDHPLASRGSLRVEDLAPFDLVAMAAEVSSHTSNWLEELFARHGVRPRIVRTARDPGTLVLLVQAGQGLTLLTRHVAKLYPLAGIHLVDLVDEDARVDSLALWRRDNDNPCIPLFLKSLGIRP from the coding sequence TTGGACCTGGAACGCGTGAAATACTTCCTGGCCGTGGCCGACTGTCTGAGCTTCACCAAGGCAGGGCAGCGCCTCCATCTCACCCAGGCGGCGGTCAGCTACCAGATCGCAGCGCTGGAGGAGAGCACTGGGGTGAAACTCTTCAAGCGCGACAGCCACCGGGTCAGCCTCACCCGGGCCGGTGCCTATCTCCAGCGAGAGATGCTCCAGGTCATGGCCCACTGCGCAGAGGCCTTCGCCCAGGCGCGGCGGCTGGAGGAGGGTCTGGCCGGGGAGATCACCCTGGGCTATCTCGGGGGCATCGAGAAGAAGTTCATCCCCGCCTTCCTCAAGCGCTTCAGCCACGATCACCCAGAGGTGGCCGTCGGCTTCCAGGGGCACACCATTCCGAGCCTCATGCGCGCGCTCGAGGACCACTCCGTGGACATCGGCTTCACCGTCTCTGTCGGGCTGGGAGAGCTGCCGGGCTACGCCTCCATCCGCCTCTTTTCGGACCTGCCAGCCGTCCTCATGCCTCCGGATCACCCGCTGGCTTCCAGGGGCTCCCTGCGCGTCGAGGATCTTGCCCCATTCGATCTCGTGGCCATGGCGGCCGAAGTGAGTTCCCATACCTCCAACTGGCTGGAGGAGCTCTTCGCCCGCCATGGTGTCCGCCCCCGCATCGTCAGGACTGCCCGGGATCCGGGGACTCTGGTGCTGCTGGTCCAGGCGGGGCAGGGCCTCACCCTCCTCACCCGCCATGTGGCGAAGCTCTACCCTCTGGCGGGGATCCATCTCGTAGACCTGGTGGATGAGGACGCCCGGGTGGACTCCTTGGCCCTCTGGCGCAGGGACAATGACAACCCCTGCATCCCCCTCTTCCTGAAGAGCCTGGGGATCAGGCCCTGA
- a CDS encoding acetyl-CoA C-acyltransferase family protein has protein sequence MNREIVVLSAVRSAIGTFGGALKDMEPGELGGLVIAEAIRRSGVDPSEIPYAVVGNVVPTDTRFPYVARTAAIKGGMSMESTAMSVNRLCASGLQAIATAANAIRCGEADFAVGGGVEVMSRGGYLTPTTRWGARMGNVELTDMMVATLTDPFGAGHMGVTAENIAAKWGITREEQDAVALESQVRAARAIAEGRFKSQILPITLKGRKGEVVFDTDEHPKSTSLEALARMKPAFKKEGSVTAGNASGINDGAAFFVLADAAAAQAKGLKPMARLVAHAVAGVSHDVMGEGPIPATQLALQRAGLSVDQMDVVESNEAFAAQAIAVSRGLGLDPLKTNPNGGAIALGHPIGCSGSFIATKALYELERIQGRYALVTMCIGGGQGIAAIFERL, from the coding sequence ATGAACCGTGAAATCGTCGTCCTGAGCGCTGTGCGCTCCGCCATCGGCACCTTCGGGGGTGCCCTCAAGGACATGGAGCCTGGAGAGCTGGGTGGCTTGGTGATCGCCGAGGCCATCCGCCGCTCTGGCGTGGACCCCTCGGAGATCCCCTACGCCGTGGTGGGCAATGTCGTCCCCACGGATACCCGCTTCCCCTACGTGGCCCGCACAGCGGCCATTAAGGGTGGTATGTCCATGGAATCCACCGCCATGAGCGTCAACCGCCTCTGCGCCTCCGGCCTGCAGGCCATCGCCACTGCGGCCAATGCCATCCGCTGCGGCGAGGCGGACTTCGCCGTGGGCGGCGGGGTCGAGGTCATGAGCAGGGGTGGCTACCTGACCCCCACCACCCGCTGGGGCGCCCGCATGGGCAACGTAGAGCTCACCGACATGATGGTGGCCACCCTGACGGACCCCTTCGGCGCCGGGCACATGGGCGTGACCGCCGAGAACATCGCCGCCAAATGGGGCATCACCCGTGAGGAACAGGACGCCGTGGCCCTGGAATCCCAGGTCCGCGCGGCCCGGGCCATCGCCGAGGGGCGCTTCAAGTCCCAGATCCTCCCCATCACCCTCAAGGGGCGCAAGGGCGAGGTGGTCTTCGACACCGACGAGCACCCCAAGAGCACCTCTCTCGAGGCCCTGGCCAGGATGAAGCCCGCCTTCAAGAAGGAAGGCAGTGTCACCGCGGGCAACGCCTCGGGCATCAACGACGGGGCCGCCTTCTTCGTTCTGGCCGATGCCGCTGCCGCCCAGGCCAAGGGGCTGAAACCCATGGCCCGCCTGGTGGCCCATGCCGTGGCCGGCGTCTCCCATGACGTCATGGGCGAGGGCCCCATCCCCGCCACCCAGCTGGCCCTGCAGCGCGCCGGGCTCAGCGTGGACCAGATGGATGTCGTCGAGTCCAATGAGGCCTTCGCCGCCCAGGCCATCGCCGTCTCCCGCGGGCTTGGCCTGGACCCCCTGAAGACCAACCCCAACGGCGGTGCCATCGCCCTGGGCCACCCCATCGGCTGCAGCGGCTCCTTCATCGCCACCAAGGCCCTCTACGAGCTGGAGCGCATCCAGGGCCGCTACGCCCTGGTGACCATGTGCATCGGTGGCGGCCAGGGCATCGCGGCGATCTTCGAGCGGCTCTGA